The following coding sequences are from one Coregonus clupeaformis isolate EN_2021a unplaced genomic scaffold, ASM2061545v1 scaf1471, whole genome shotgun sequence window:
- the LOC123487122 gene encoding ankyrin repeat and SOCS box protein 16-like, producing the protein MSSDTFAFSSAALHSLKVDQELQEWEDKRQALAHRRAMSRPPVSRASRPPPRQQRGLQEIRVFEARCRDTTIHNTFMCGDMKGVHTVLKDPCMINALMETVHEEMVWAPELGMWTLSSKIKQTSALRLAASRGHSGCVEELLFRGAEVDADPGGSTALHDACIGGHDNCVQLLLAHGADPDLLAEDGSAPLHLCSTTQTFQCAELLVTGGADVNVLTSETKLTPLHVAARRGLEEHVKLFLSKGADVSARNREGETPLNAACGGAERPVEAGRYLRVVQMLLGAGADPCTAGRKHHTPLHNACSNCSPRIAEILLQHGAKADVQNCAGYTPMDCLVTGGDMGVKV; encoded by the exons ATGTCCAGTGATACATTTGCCTTCAGCTCAGCCGCCTTGCATTCTCTGAAAGTGGATCAGGAGCTCCAGGAGTGGGAGGATAAGCGGCAGGCATTGGCTCACAGGAGGGCCATGAGTCGGCCACCTGTGTCCCGGGCCTCCAGACCCCCTCCCAGACAGCAGCGGGGCCTCCAGGAGATCCGGGTCTTTGAGGCCCGATGCAGAGACACCACAATCCACAACACCTTCATGTGTGGGGACATGAAGGGAGTACACACTGTGTTGAAGGACCCCTGCATGATCAACGCACTGATGGAAACAGTACATGAGGAGATGGTGTGGGCTCCAGAGCTGG GGATGTGGACCCTGAGCTCCAAGATCAAGCAGACATCTGCATTGCGTCTGGCAGCCAGCAGGGGACACTCAGGCTGTGTGGAGGAGTTGCTGTTTCGAGGGGCGGAGGTGGATGCCGACCCTGGTGGCAGCACAGCCTTACATGATGCCTGTATAGGTGGCCATGACAACTGTGTCCAGCTGCTGCTAGCCCACGGAGCAGACCCTGACCTGCTGGCAGAGGACGGCAGCGCACCCCTTCACCTCTGCAGCACCACCCAGACATTCCA GTGTGCTGAGCTGCTGGTGACGGGTGGGGCAGACGTCAACGTGTTGACCAGTGAAACAAAGCTAACGCCCCTCCATGTGGCGGCTCGTCGAGGTCTGGAGGAGCATGTGAAGCTCTTTCTGTCCAAAGGAGCTGATGTGTCAGCCAGGAACCGTGAGGGGGAAACCCCCCTGAACGCAGCCTGTGGTGGGGCTGAGAGGCCTGTGGAGGCGGGGCGGTACCTCCGCGTGGTCCAAATGCTGCTGGGAGCTGGGGCTGACCCCTGCACTGCAGGCAGGAAGCACCACACACCTCTGCACAACGCCTGTAGTAACTGCAGCCCACGCATCGCAGAAATTTTACTACAGCATGGAGCCAAAGCAGACGTGCAGAACTGTGCAGGATACACACCCATGGACTGTCTCGTTACAGGTGGGGATATGGGGGTCAAAGTGTAA
- the LOC121568879 gene encoding transmembrane and ubiquitin-like domain-containing protein 2, whose product MAVCALTMDGMGDEVAAVSGVLLLVLALALAWLSTQVADRGDHILSTILTVGAHASLIGLGGHDSYGGGPPSADTPEQQTPPPSQENKPEEGEAGSEREDGEGTGEGTGVDLLLNIQGKKPQRYQLDDDEKEDDYEEEEEKVQKLSPVVSCTSITVRLKFLNDTEEVAVLRPQDTVGLLKSKYFSGRERQIKLIYQGQLLQDPKRTLLSLNISHNSVIHCHVSQVLQEASPEEAARSGAGASGGIRAAGLALSTSSLVVPVFVVMLAVVWYFRINYRQFFTAPATISLVGVTVFFSFLIFGMHSR is encoded by the exons ATGGCGGTGTGTGCACTGACAATGGACGGGATGGGAGACGAGGTGGCTGCAGTAAGCGGTGTGTTACTCCTGGTcttggccctggccctggcttgGCTCTCCACACAAGTGGCAGATCGGGGCGACCACATCCTGAGCACCATCCTTACAGTCGGTGCCCACGCCTCTCTAATCGGGCTGGGGGGCCATGACAGTTACGGTGGAGGGCCTCCTAGTGCAGACACGCCAGAGCAGCAAACACCTCCACCCTCCCAGGAGAACAagccagaggagggggaggcagggtcTGAGAGGGAAGATGgtgagggcacaggagaggggaCTGGAGTGGACCTGCTGTTGAATATCCAGGGGAAGAAACCTCAGAGATACCAGCTTGATGATGATGAGAAAGAGGATgactatgaggaggaggaagagaaggttCAGAAGCTGAGCCCAGTGGTCTCCTGCACCAGCATCACGGTTCGTTTGAAGTTCCTGAATGACACAGAAGAGGTGGCAGTCCTGAGGCCCCAGGATACAGTGGGTCTACTAAAGAG taaGTACTTCTCAGGGCGGGAGCGTCAGATCAAGTTGATCTACCAGGGCCAGCTGCTTCAGGATCCCAAACGGACTCTGCTCTCCCTCAACATCTCTCACAACAGTGTGATCCACTGCCATGTGTCCCAGGTGCTGCAGGAGGCCAGCCCAGAGGAGGCAGCTCGCTCTGGGGCCGGGGCTAGTGGGGGAATCAGGGCTGCAGGCCTGGCTCTGAGCACCAGCAGCCTGGTGGTGCCCGTGTTTGTGGTGATGCTAGCTGTGGTCTGGTACTTCCGCATCAACTACCGTCAGTTCTTCACTGCCCCTGCTACCATCTCCCTGGTGGGAGTCACTGTGTTCTTCAGCTTCCTCATCTTTGGGATGCACAGCCGGTGA
- the LOC123487121 gene encoding homologous recombination OB-fold protein-like, giving the protein MTAMTCKWNGLFNVGEDFDDEDLLEINWSGPSVSSSTVSSVAQSCFLRSSTAASTPAAPYGQKNSHQPSTEGIHAHRGLLNGPGSEKTTPTTVGQCAALGLRQLSTSKPLPTFPPPPLHLPTLSRGPCTVPQQSSAPAQQIHSKTTGQQEAPLLQDDFDDWDVDLDESDPQMRTWAQVRETVPAAAPYITKPSDDSVSPAKRLRPSACGGAQTGPKVGLRGFSTSNQTSGLPSSNIPQGSSFPGPGLSAAFLPAPPQSPVFPGLTMASSPFSSPFPRSVTPRPVRGPPSQIQRPWATPLAQGCSLFDPISPSPSSRFGGPMSSPVSPPDPRSDHTRPNTRRFPALPGMLPQQLHGQSLDDIVVAIPQTPAHGAVARLPSQVPSSQTEEEDFSGGPWAAMKADMGLDERNTSCFLHSHSVAMVLRKAALKQLPKNKVPNMAVVLKSILHTHADAKAVFGDPTGEMQGTVHRRLLEDRLGELKTGGCVLSVPS; this is encoded by the exons ATGACTGCGATG ACTTGCAAGTGGAATGGATTATTTAACGTTGGGGAGGACTTCGATGATGAG GATCTACTTGAGATAAACTGGTCCGGTCCATCAGTGTCTTCTAGCACAGTGTCCTCTGTAGCACAGTCCTGTTTCCTCCGTTCTTCAACTGCAGCCTCAACTCCTGCTGCTCCCTATGGCCAGAAGAACTCACACCAACCATCCACAGAAGGCATACATGCCCATAGGGGCCTGTTGAATGGCCCAGGGTCAGAGAAAACAACACCGACCACTGTAGGACAGTGTGCTGCTTTGGGTTTGAGACAGCTCTCTACATCTAAACCACTGCCCAcattccctcctccccctctccatcttccTACACTGAGTAGGGGACCATGTACAGTTCCCCAACAGAGCTCAGCACCAGCTCAACAGATTCATTCAAAAACTACAGGACAGCAAGAGGCCCCCTTGCTGCAGGATGACTTTGATGATTGGGATGTTGACCTGGATGAAAGTGATCCACAGATGAGGACTTGGGCTCAGGTCCGAGAAACTGTTCCAGCTGCAGCCCCATATATAACCAAGCCCAGCGATGACTCTGTATCCCCAGCCAAAAGACTACGGCCCTCAGCCTGTGGTGGGGCTCAAACCGGGCCCAAAGTGGGTCTGAGAGGATTCAGTACCTCAAACCAAACGTCTGGTCTTCCCAGTAGTAATATACCCCAAGGGTCCTCATTCCCTGGCCCTGGTCTAAGTGCTGCTTTCCTCCCAGCTCCACCCCAGAGCCCAGTGTTTCCTGGCCTGACCATggcctcctcccccttctccagccccttccccaggtctgtgaCACCCAGGCCAGTCAGAGGGCCTCCTTCCCAGATACAGAGGCCCTGGGCTACTCCTCTGGCTCAGGGATGTAGCCTGTTTGACCCcatctccccatccccctctagTAGGTTTGGCGGACCCAtgtcctccccagtctcaccccc AGACCCCCGTTCTGACCACACCCGGCCCAATACCCGCCGCTTCCCGGCCCTGCCGGGAATGCTGCCACAACAG CTCCACGGGCAGAGCCTGGATGACATTGTGGTGGCCATTCCTCAGACACCTGCACATGGGGCCGTGGCTCGACTGCCCAGTCAG GTTCCCAGCTCTCAGACTGAGGAAGAGGATTTCAGTGGAGGTCCGTGGGCAGCGATGAAGGCGGATATGGGATTGGACGAAAGGAACACCTCCTGTTTTCTGCACTCTCACAGCGTGGCCATGGTACTCCGCAAG gcGGCCCTGAAACAGCTGCCGAAGAACAAGGTCCCCAACATGGCTGTGGTACTAAAGAGCATCCTCCACACACACGCTGATGCCAAGGCTGTGTTCGGGGATCCCACAG gaGAGATGCAGGGCACAGTGCACCGGCGCCTCCTAGAGGACAGACTAGGGGAGCTCAAGACAG GTGGGTGTGTTCTCTCCGTCCCATCGTAA